The Solanum pennellii chromosome 11, SPENNV200 genome contains a region encoding:
- the LOC107004703 gene encoding tonoplast dicarboxylate transporter, whose product MNGDHHETNNNDQKTPLLPIHRSQSMNSFIQSIFTFKNLFTILGPSLCIFICLFIKMENAPSTSTNMLGVLAWIFTWWLSEAVPMPVTSMSPLFLFPLFGISSSDEVAQSYMDDVIALVLGSFILALAVEHYNIHRRLALNITLLFCGDPLNPPLLLLGICGTTFFVSMWLHNCAATVMMMPVATGILQRLPSRINSGHRDQENNNSNDDLVTNFCKAVVLGVIYSASIGGMSTLTGTGVNLILIGMWKSYFPHENVISFSTWSSFAFPLALVIFLALWGILCLFYCRKGSSRALSTYLDKNHLKRQLDLLGPMTFAEKMILTVFSILIMLWMTRSITEDIPGWGSLFGGRAGDGTVSVMMATLLFIIPNKKQPGEKLMDWNKCKKLPWNIILLLGAGFAIADGFRSSGLADVLSRGLNFLENAPYLAIAPAVCLISGTLTEFITSNNATTTIMVPLLIEIAKTMHIHPLLLMIPGAIGSQFAFLLPTSTPSNVVGFTTGHIEIKDMIKTGLPLKIAGIVALSFLMPTLGPMVFGTDKPVTNVSTNYLHMCG is encoded by the exons ATGAATGGAGATCATCATGAGACAAATAATAATGACCAAAAAACACCACTCCTTCCAATTCATAGGTCACAAAGTATGAATTCATTTATTCAatcaattttcacatttaaaaatttattcacaATTTTAGGACCTTCACTATGTATATTTATTTGCTTATTTATCAAAATGGAAAATGCTCCATCAACAAGTACAAATATGTTGGGAGTTCTTGCATGGATCTTTACATGGTGGTTATCGGAGGCGGTGCCCATGCCGGTAACTTCCATGTCACCGTTGTTCCTCTTCCCGTTGTTCGGAATTTCGTCGTCCGACGAGGTTGCTCAGTCATACATGGATGATGTTATTGCACTTGTACTTGGAAGCTTTATACTTGCACTTGCTGTGGAACATTATAATATCCATAGAAGATTGGCCTTGAAC ATAACACTATTATTCTGTGGGGACCCACTGAACCCACCACTCCTCCTCCTCGGTATCTGTGGCACGACGTTCTTCGTCAGCATGTGGCTGCACAACTGTGCAGCCACGGTGATGATGATGCCGGTGGCCACTGGAATTCTGCAGCGACTGCCGTCGCGCATCAACAGTGGCCATCGagatcaagaaaataacaattctaacGACGATTTGGTCACCAATTTTTGCAAAGCAGTTGTTTTAGGGGTAATCTACTCTGCGTCGATTGGTGGAATGAGTACGTTGACAGGGACAGGTGTCAACTTGATATTGATTGGAATGTGGAAGAGTTATTTTCCTCATGAAAATGTTATAAGTTTTAGCACATGGTCATCATTTGCTTTCCCTTTGGCTTTGGTTATATTTTTGGCATTGTGGGGTATTCTTTGCCTATTTTATTGTAGGAAGGGATCAAGTAGAGCACTTTCTACTTATTTGGACAAAAATCATTTGAAGAGGCAGCTTGATTTGTTAG GTCCCATGACTTTTGCTGAAAAGATGATCTTGACAGTATTTTCG ATTTTAATAATGTTGTGGATGACAAGAAGTATTACTGAAGATATTCCTGGATGGGGATCCCTCTTTGGTGGACGTGCTGGTGATGGAACTGTTAGT GTGATGATGGCAACCTTATTATTCATAATTCCAAATAAAAAGCAACCAGGGGAGAAATTAATGGATTGGAACAAATGCAAAAAATTGCCATGGAATATAATTCTTCTATTAGGGGCAGGTTTTGCAATAGCTGATGGATTTAGGTCAAGTGGTCTAGCTGATGTACTCTCAAGAGGCCTAAATTTCTTGGAAAACGCGCCTTACTTAGCCATTGCGCCAGCTGTATGTTTAATAAGTGGGACCCTAACCGAGTTCATCACGTCTAATAATGCAACCACAACCATTATGGTCCCATTGCTCATTGAGATCGCGAAGACTATGCACATCCATCCCCTCCTACTCATGATCCCGGGGGCTATTGGTTCACAGTTTGCTTTCTTGCTTCCCACCTCTACGCCCTCGAATGTTGTAGGGTTTACTACTGGACATATTGAGATCAAGGACATGATTAAAACTGGACTTCCATTGAAAATTGCTGGGATTGTTGCTCTATCCTTCTTGATGCCTACCCTTG gACCTATGGTGTTTGGAACGGATAAACCTGTGACTAATGTATCAACAAACTATTTGCATATGTGTGGCTAG